The Triticum dicoccoides isolate Atlit2015 ecotype Zavitan chromosome 6A, WEW_v2.0, whole genome shotgun sequence genome has a window encoding:
- the LOC119315265 gene encoding mitochondrial metalloendopeptidase OMA1-like, protein MIKHLDGFKWEVIVVDNKQVNAMCAPGGKIIVYTGLLDKFNTDAEIAAVLGHEVAHAIARHAAEKLTKHMWIFMLTVFLLIFIDAPDLIDKLTEYLLSLPFSRKMEIEADHIGIMLLASAGFDPRIAPKVYEKLGKVGGNSSPLKEYMSTHPCSKKRTQLLLDAKVMDKAMALYTEARARKDEIDQ, encoded by the exons ATGATCAAGCATCTCGACGGGTTCAAGTGGGAGGTGATCGTGGTCGACAATAAGCAAGTGAATGCCATGTGCGCACCCGGTGGCAAGATCATAGTCTACACCGGCCTGCTCGACAAGTTCAACACCGACGCTGAGATCGCCGCGGTGCTAGGCCACGAG GTTGCGCACGCCATTGCAAGGCACGCCGCAGAGAAGCTCACCAAGCACATGTGGATTTTCATGCTCACGGTTTTCCTGCTCATCTTTATCGATGCGCCGGACCTTATTGATAAGCTGACCGAATACCTCCTCAGCCTGCCTTTCTCACGAAA GATGGAGATAGAGGCGGATCACATTGGAATCATGCTGCTCGCTTCCGCTGGTTTTGATCCACGCATTGCCCCTAAGGTCTACGAGAAGCTCGGAAAGGTCGGTGGGAATTCATCACCGTTGAAAGAGTACATGTCTACTCATCCTTGCAGCAAGAAAAGAACGCAGCTTCTATTGGATGCCAAGGTCATGGACAAGGCCATGGCGTTATATACAGAAGCAAGAGCCAGAAAAGATGAAATTGATCAATGA